In a genomic window of Helianthus annuus cultivar XRQ/B chromosome 10, HanXRQr2.0-SUNRISE, whole genome shotgun sequence:
- the LOC110883794 gene encoding classical arabinogalactan protein 5-like gives MANSTFVMVFMLALIAGSAFAQSPTAAPTVSPTATPTASPPSPVSGEPTSSPTESPAASPPAPPTDLAPSSPTVLPPSISETPTDSPTGAPNAGSLNRVGVAGSVVVVALAAMFVV, from the coding sequence ATGGCGAATTCGACCTTCGTGATGGTGTTTATGCTCGCATTGATCGCCGGATCTGCATTCGCACAGTCACCTACCGCCGCTCCGACGGTTTCTCCGACTGCAACTCCGACGGCGTCACCTCCGTCACCTGTTTCCGGCGAACCTACTTCTTCTCCAACGGAATCTCCGGCGGCATCTCCACCGGCGCCTCCGACTGATCTCGCTCCGTCTTCTCCAACCGTTTTGCCGCCGTCGATCTCAGAGACTCCGACGGATTCGCCGACCGGTGCACCTAATGCCGGTAGCTTGAACAGAGTCGGCGTTGCTGGATCTGTTGTTGTGGTTGCGTTAGCTGCGATGTTTGTGGTTTAG